In the Kitasatospora terrestris genome, one interval contains:
- a CDS encoding sugar ABC transporter substrate-binding protein has protein sequence MPSSALHRRRALRAAAGATATVLCATLLAACGSSGDKGATAADANDGKPVSLTFWGWAKGTKDVVAAFNASHPNIQVTFEEIPSGNAGGYAKISNAVKAGNAPDVFNVEYPQLPDFVSQGAVQDISKLVSADLKKKYLSQAVDLTTLGGSTFALPLDAAPQAFYYRKDLFEKAGVAAPKTWDEFRTAAEKLKAADPNTRIATFFPDDPSTVEALSWQNGAHWFATAGDTWKVDLAGAETKKVTDYWQKLISDDLVRSMPSFSQQWTASLQKGETAGYVGAAWGGGVLKGTVPDASGKWAVAPVPTWDGRPASGMLGGSTFAVSKDSKKAKAAVEFATWATTTPEGIQARIATGTSSMFPAAPDLVPVAKAAFKTDFYGGQDIYSVYVDAAQSIKPDWTWGPAISATNGSLKDSFGKLAQGGTVSGAVDTAQQATVAEMKNRGLKVNG, from the coding sequence ATGCCCTCTTCCGCTCTCCACCGCCGCAGAGCCCTCCGCGCCGCCGCCGGCGCCACCGCCACCGTCCTGTGCGCGACGCTGCTGGCCGCCTGCGGCAGCAGCGGCGACAAGGGCGCGACCGCGGCCGACGCCAACGACGGCAAGCCGGTCTCGCTGACCTTCTGGGGCTGGGCCAAGGGCACCAAGGACGTGGTGGCCGCGTTCAACGCCTCGCACCCGAACATCCAGGTCACCTTCGAGGAGATCCCTTCCGGCAACGCAGGCGGCTACGCCAAGATCTCCAACGCGGTGAAGGCCGGCAACGCCCCCGACGTGTTCAACGTCGAGTACCCGCAGCTGCCCGACTTCGTCAGCCAGGGCGCCGTCCAGGACATCAGCAAGCTGGTCTCCGCCGACCTGAAGAAGAAGTACCTGTCGCAGGCGGTCGACCTGACCACGCTGGGCGGTTCCACCTTCGCCCTGCCCCTGGACGCCGCGCCGCAGGCCTTCTACTACCGCAAGGACCTGTTCGAGAAGGCCGGCGTCGCCGCGCCGAAGACCTGGGACGAGTTCCGCACCGCCGCCGAGAAGCTGAAGGCCGCCGACCCGAACACCCGGATCGCCACCTTCTTCCCCGACGACCCGTCCACCGTCGAGGCGCTGAGCTGGCAGAACGGCGCCCACTGGTTCGCCACCGCCGGCGACACCTGGAAGGTCGACCTGGCCGGCGCGGAGACCAAGAAGGTCACCGACTACTGGCAGAAGCTGATCTCCGACGACCTGGTCCGCTCGATGCCCTCGTTCAGCCAGCAGTGGACCGCCTCCCTGCAGAAGGGCGAGACGGCCGGCTACGTCGGCGCCGCCTGGGGCGGCGGCGTGCTGAAGGGCACCGTCCCGGACGCCTCCGGCAAGTGGGCGGTCGCCCCGGTCCCGACCTGGGACGGCCGGCCGGCCAGCGGCATGCTCGGCGGCTCGACCTTCGCGGTCTCCAAGGACAGCAAGAAGGCCAAGGCCGCGGTCGAGTTCGCCACCTGGGCCACCACCACCCCCGAGGGCATCCAGGCCCGGATCGCCACCGGCACCTCCTCGATGTTCCCGGCCGCGCCCGACCTGGTGCCGGTCGCCAAGGCCGCCTTCAAGACCGACTTCTACGGCGGCCAGGACATCTACTCGGTCTACGTGGACGCCGCGCAGTCCATCAAGCCGGACTGGACCTGGGGCCCGGCGATTAGCGCCACCAACGGCTCGCTCAAGGACTCCTTCGGCAAGCTCGCCCAGGGCGGCACCGTCTCCGGCGCGGTCGACACCGCCCAGCAGGCCACCGTCGCCGAGATGAAGAACCGCGGCCTCAAGGTCAACGGCTGA
- the aroA gene encoding 3-phosphoshikimate 1-carboxyvinyltransferase produces the protein MTVVEVPGSKSVTARALFLAAAAEGTTTLLRPLASDDTEGFAEGLLKLGYRVEREEREWRIEGRPQGPAGDAEVYCRDGATTARFLPVLAAAGRGSYRFDASAQMRRRPLGPLTAALRDLGVRLHHEEQEGHHPLRIDADGVAGGEVTLDAGLSSQYLTALLLLGPLTRDGLRITVTDLVSAPYVEITLAMMRSFGAAVERDGNVFTVPAGGYRAAAYPVEPDASTASYFFAAAAVTGREVTVPGLGRGALQGDLRFVEVLERLGARVSVEADRVTVAGPAGGMLSGGTVNMRDISDTMPTLAAIAPFAAGPIRIVDVYNTRIKECDRLDACAQNLRRLGVDVATGRDWIEIRPGNPAPAEIATHGDHRIVMSFAVTGLRTPGITFDDPGCVRKTFPDFHQAFAAWAATED, from the coding sequence GTGACCGTCGTCGAGGTCCCCGGTTCCAAGTCGGTCACCGCCCGCGCGCTGTTCCTCGCCGCGGCCGCCGAGGGCACCACCACCCTGCTGCGACCGCTCGCCTCGGACGACACCGAGGGCTTCGCCGAGGGGCTGCTGAAGCTCGGGTACCGGGTCGAGCGCGAGGAGCGCGAGTGGCGGATCGAGGGCCGCCCGCAGGGGCCGGCCGGCGACGCCGAGGTGTACTGCCGGGACGGCGCCACCACCGCCCGATTCCTGCCGGTGCTCGCCGCCGCCGGCCGGGGCAGCTACCGCTTCGACGCCTCCGCGCAGATGCGCCGCCGCCCGCTCGGCCCGCTCACCGCCGCCCTGCGCGACCTCGGCGTGCGCCTGCACCACGAGGAGCAGGAGGGCCACCACCCGCTGCGGATCGACGCCGACGGCGTCGCCGGCGGCGAGGTCACCCTGGACGCCGGCCTGTCCTCCCAGTACCTGACCGCGCTGCTGCTGCTCGGCCCGCTCACCCGCGACGGCCTGCGGATCACCGTCACCGACCTGGTGTCCGCGCCGTACGTGGAGATCACCCTGGCCATGATGCGCAGCTTCGGCGCCGCCGTGGAGCGCGACGGCAACGTCTTCACCGTCCCGGCGGGCGGCTACCGGGCCGCCGCGTACCCGGTCGAGCCGGACGCCTCCACCGCCTCCTACTTCTTCGCCGCGGCCGCCGTCACCGGCCGCGAGGTCACCGTGCCCGGTCTCGGGCGGGGCGCGCTCCAGGGCGACCTGCGCTTCGTCGAGGTGCTGGAGCGGCTCGGCGCCCGGGTGTCGGTGGAGGCCGACCGGGTCACCGTCGCCGGGCCGGCGGGCGGGATGCTCTCCGGCGGCACCGTCAACATGCGCGACATCTCCGACACCATGCCGACGCTCGCCGCGATCGCCCCCTTCGCGGCCGGGCCGATCCGGATCGTCGACGTCTACAACACCCGGATCAAGGAGTGCGACCGGCTCGACGCCTGCGCGCAGAACCTGCGCCGGCTCGGCGTCGACGTCGCCACCGGCCGCGACTGGATCGAGATCCGTCCCGGCAACCCGGCCCCCGCCGAGATCGCCACCCACGGCGACCACCGCATCGTGATGTCCTTCGCGGTCACCGGCCTGCGCACGCCGGGCATCACCTTCGACGACCCCGGCTGCGTCCGCAAGACCTTCCCCGACTTCCACCAGGCCTTCGCCGCCTGGGCCGCGACCGAGGACTAG
- a CDS encoding sugar phosphate isomerase/epimerase family protein, whose product MPIAFSTLGVPGLPLADALRLAADSGWQGLELRSAPGEPVHPGLGPAERRTAARAFTAAGITPLAVAGYVGIAEPGPDAPLLAELNGQLELAADLGAPYVRVFPRGGDGPAAGADARAARRLTATTARAAGLGVRILVETHDSHRSGHDLARLLATAGSPAAGALWDLMHTHLAGETPAETHRALAPHLGYVQVKDIASTADLTPLPLGTGVLPVADCLRLLPGGSWVSWEYEAPWHPSAAPLPPLLPTGAALLRSLHPG is encoded by the coding sequence GTGCCGATCGCCTTCTCCACCCTCGGCGTCCCCGGACTGCCGCTCGCCGACGCCCTGCGGCTGGCCGCCGACAGCGGCTGGCAGGGCCTCGAACTGCGCTCCGCGCCGGGCGAACCCGTCCACCCCGGCCTCGGCCCGGCCGAACGCCGCACCGCCGCACGCGCGTTCACCGCCGCCGGGATCACCCCGCTCGCTGTCGCCGGTTACGTCGGCATCGCCGAGCCCGGCCCGGACGCGCCCCTGCTCGCCGAGCTGAACGGCCAGTTGGAGCTCGCCGCCGACCTCGGCGCCCCGTACGTCCGGGTGTTCCCGCGCGGGGGCGACGGACCGGCCGCCGGGGCGGACGCCCGCGCCGCGCGCCGGCTCACCGCCACCACCGCCCGGGCGGCCGGTCTCGGCGTCCGGATCCTGGTGGAGACCCACGACTCGCACCGCTCCGGCCACGACCTCGCCCGCCTGCTCGCCACCGCCGGCTCCCCCGCGGCGGGCGCCCTGTGGGACCTGATGCACACCCACCTCGCGGGCGAGACACCCGCCGAGACCCACCGCGCGCTCGCCCCGCACCTCGGCTACGTCCAGGTCAAGGACATCGCCTCGACCGCCGACCTCACCCCGCTCCCGCTCGGCACCGGCGTCCTCCCGGTCGCCGACTGCCTGCGCCTGCTCCCCGGGGGCAGCTGGGTCTCCTGGGAGTACGAGGCCCCCTGGCACCCCTCCGCCGCCCCGCTCCCGCCCCTGCTCCCCACCGGGGCGGCCCTCCTGCGCTCGCTCCACCCGGGGTAG
- a CDS encoding carbohydrate ABC transporter permease, with protein MSKTAVNGALVLATVYTLLPLGWLVTASAKNTGDLLVGRTLTPERFHLGQNLHDLATTGDGIYFRWYLNSLLYAGLGAVLCAFVCVCAGYAFHVYRFPGKEQLFGLVLLGVLVPTTALALPMYLLASELHVVNTFWAVFVPSLVNPFGVYLARVFCAGYVPGEVLEAARMDGAGELRTFWSIGLKMVMPGFVTVFLFQFTAIWNNFFLPLVMLSDNRLFPVSLGLYAWNTQTHAFPEYYPLVVTGSLLAVLPLVIAFVVLQRHWKAGLTAGSVK; from the coding sequence CTGTCGAAGACCGCCGTCAACGGCGCCCTGGTGCTGGCCACCGTCTACACCCTGCTGCCGCTCGGCTGGCTGGTCACCGCCTCCGCGAAGAACACCGGCGACCTGCTGGTCGGCCGCACCCTCACCCCCGAGCGCTTCCACCTCGGCCAGAACCTGCACGACCTGGCCACCACCGGCGACGGCATCTACTTCCGCTGGTACCTCAACTCCCTGCTGTACGCCGGGCTCGGCGCGGTGCTCTGCGCGTTCGTCTGCGTCTGCGCCGGGTACGCCTTCCACGTCTACCGCTTCCCCGGCAAGGAGCAGCTGTTCGGCCTGGTCCTGCTGGGCGTGCTGGTGCCCACCACCGCGCTCGCCCTGCCGATGTACCTGCTCGCCTCCGAGCTGCACGTCGTCAACACCTTCTGGGCGGTCTTCGTGCCCTCGCTGGTCAACCCGTTCGGCGTGTACCTGGCCCGGGTGTTCTGCGCCGGCTACGTGCCCGGCGAGGTGCTGGAGGCGGCCCGGATGGACGGCGCCGGCGAGCTGCGCACCTTCTGGTCGATCGGCCTGAAGATGGTCATGCCCGGCTTCGTCACCGTCTTCCTGTTCCAGTTCACCGCGATCTGGAACAACTTCTTCCTCCCGCTGGTGATGCTCTCCGACAACCGGCTCTTCCCGGTCAGCCTCGGCCTGTACGCCTGGAACACCCAGACCCACGCCTTCCCCGAGTACTACCCGCTGGTCGTCACCGGCTCGCTGCTCGCCGTCCTCCCGCTGGTGATCGCCTTCGTGGTCCTGCAGCGGCACTGGAAGGCCGGCCTGACCGCCGGCAGCGTCAAGTAA
- a CDS encoding sulfatase — MSRNDEPQLGRRGFLAGAAAVAAATAVPAAASIAAAPAAAAATRPNVLVILTDDQPKHTEWATPNTVAWLTGNGVRFTDGHVTTPLCAPSRSSIFSGRYAHNHGVLDNGHPYNLDQSATLQRALKQAGYRTGLFGKYLNAWNVADNPPHFEEWLLEDPVVYNDGTYNDNGTVRTIAGYSTTVIRNRTLAFLDKAATDSRPWFAFVAPKASHEPNTPEPKYADTAVPAWNGRPSVPEADRSDKPEWIRDAGATLADAQALRTRQLRTLLSVDDAVQAFHDKLAALGQLDNTLVIYLGDNGYTWADHGWLKKSVPYLPSVEVPFYLSWPAGGLGSGTTDNRIVANIDIAPTVLEAAGITPNWSLDGHSLLGPYSRDHLLVEWWEQGVHQAKSPHTWSSYLSRTKQYTEYYKLHTDADGRPAGTGAVAFREYYDLVADPYQLTNRLYQASPADEQALGVPALAAQLAADRTS; from the coding sequence ATGAGCCGGAACGACGAACCGCAGCTCGGCCGCCGGGGATTCCTGGCCGGCGCCGCCGCCGTGGCGGCCGCGACCGCCGTCCCCGCGGCGGCCTCGATCGCCGCCGCACCCGCCGCCGCGGCCGCGACCCGCCCGAACGTCCTGGTGATCCTGACCGACGACCAGCCCAAGCACACCGAGTGGGCCACGCCCAACACCGTCGCCTGGCTGACCGGGAACGGCGTCCGCTTCACCGACGGGCACGTCACCACCCCGCTGTGCGCCCCGTCCCGGTCCTCGATCTTCAGCGGGCGCTACGCGCACAACCACGGGGTGCTGGACAACGGCCACCCGTACAACCTCGACCAGAGCGCCACCCTGCAGCGGGCGTTGAAGCAGGCGGGCTACCGGACCGGCCTGTTCGGCAAGTACCTCAACGCCTGGAACGTGGCCGACAACCCGCCGCACTTCGAGGAGTGGCTGCTGGAGGACCCGGTCGTCTACAACGACGGGACGTACAACGACAACGGCACCGTCCGCACCATCGCCGGGTACTCCACCACGGTCATCAGGAACCGCACCCTGGCCTTCCTGGACAAGGCCGCCACCGACAGCCGCCCGTGGTTCGCGTTCGTCGCGCCGAAGGCCTCGCACGAGCCCAACACCCCGGAGCCGAAGTACGCCGACACCGCCGTCCCGGCCTGGAACGGCCGCCCCTCGGTGCCCGAGGCGGACCGCAGCGACAAGCCCGAGTGGATCCGGGACGCCGGCGCCACCCTGGCCGACGCGCAGGCGCTGCGCACCCGCCAGCTGCGCACCCTGCTGTCGGTGGACGACGCGGTGCAGGCGTTCCACGACAAGCTGGCGGCGCTCGGCCAGTTGGACAACACCCTGGTGATCTACCTGGGCGACAACGGCTACACCTGGGCCGACCACGGCTGGCTGAAGAAGTCGGTGCCCTACCTGCCGTCGGTGGAGGTGCCGTTCTACCTCTCCTGGCCGGCCGGCGGGCTCGGCTCCGGCACCACCGACAACCGGATCGTCGCCAACATCGACATCGCGCCGACCGTCCTGGAGGCCGCCGGGATCACCCCGAACTGGTCGCTGGACGGCCACTCGCTGCTCGGCCCGTACAGCCGCGACCACCTGCTGGTGGAGTGGTGGGAGCAGGGCGTGCACCAGGCGAAGAGCCCGCACACCTGGTCCTCGTACCTGAGCAGGACCAAGCAGTACACCGAGTACTACAAGCTCCACACCGACGCCGACGGCCGGCCGGCCGGCACCGGGGCGGTGGCCTTCCGCGAGTACTACGACCTGGTGGCCGACCCGTACCAGCTCACCAACAGGCTGTACCAGGCGAGTCCGGCGGACGAGCAGGCGCTCGGCGTCCCGGCCCTGGCGGCGCAGCTGGCCGCCGACCGGACCTCCTGA
- a CDS encoding hydroxyacid dehydrogenase, with translation MHRDLAAKLIDDTAMAALTAAADLDPALIVDDFTDPGAAAALAEAEVIVSSWGCPPLDEAVLAAAPRLRAVVHAAGSVKHHITDACWRRGIQVTSAAWANALPVAEYTLAAILFANKPVLRLAADYRGRRAQHDWQAAYARTGNYRRTVGIVGASRIGRRVLELLRPHDFAVLLHDPYVDAAGAAELGARGVELDELCALSDVVSVHAPELPATRHLMDARRLALMPDGATLVNTSRGSLIDQDALLAELRTGRLNAVLDVTTPEVLPADSPLYELPNVLLTPHVAGSLGTELHRMAQAAADELARYAAGLPFAHPVLADQIDRTA, from the coding sequence ATGCACCGCGACCTGGCCGCGAAGCTGATCGACGACACCGCGATGGCCGCGCTGACCGCGGCCGCCGACCTCGACCCGGCGCTGATCGTCGACGACTTCACCGACCCCGGTGCCGCCGCCGCCCTCGCCGAGGCCGAGGTGATCGTCTCCAGCTGGGGCTGCCCGCCGCTGGACGAGGCCGTGCTCGCCGCCGCGCCCCGGCTGCGCGCCGTGGTCCACGCCGCCGGGTCGGTCAAGCACCACATCACCGACGCCTGCTGGCGGCGCGGCATCCAGGTCACCTCCGCCGCCTGGGCCAACGCGCTGCCGGTCGCCGAGTACACCCTCGCCGCGATCCTGTTCGCCAACAAGCCGGTGCTCCGGCTGGCCGCCGACTACCGCGGGCGCCGCGCCCAGCACGACTGGCAGGCCGCCTACGCGCGCACCGGCAACTACCGGCGCACCGTCGGCATCGTCGGCGCCTCCCGGATCGGCCGCCGGGTCCTGGAACTGCTCCGGCCGCACGACTTCGCGGTCCTGCTGCACGACCCGTACGTGGACGCCGCGGGCGCCGCCGAGCTCGGCGCCCGCGGCGTGGAGCTCGACGAGCTCTGCGCACTCAGCGACGTGGTGAGCGTGCACGCGCCCGAACTCCCGGCCACCCGCCACCTGATGGACGCCCGCCGGCTCGCCCTGATGCCCGACGGCGCCACCCTGGTCAACACCTCGCGCGGCTCGCTGATCGACCAGGACGCGCTCCTCGCCGAGCTGCGCACCGGCCGGCTGAACGCGGTGCTCGACGTCACCACCCCCGAGGTGCTGCCCGCCGACTCCCCGCTGTACGAGCTGCCGAACGTGCTGCTCACCCCGCACGTGGCGGGCTCGCTCGGCACCGAGCTGCACCGGATGGCCCAGGCCGCCGCCGACGAACTGGCCCGCTACGCCGCCGGGCTGCCGTTCGCCCACCCGGTGCTGGCCGACCAGATCGACCGCACAGCCTGA
- a CDS encoding DUF2264 domain-containing protein: MQLPPEDRELSPYTGWTRAHWEAAADRLLAAVHPHASPGRALINLPGTRPSWSGRRSDGLEGYARTFLLAAFRVAGAGGADPHGLLERYAAGLDAGTRTPTAERDLADGDTESWGRIEDRSQPMVEAASVAVALRLTRPWLWDRLDDGVRERAGRWLADALRRQPHDNNWWLFPLSVGGFLAEAGIETDAARAAVDRGLDAIEQWYLGDGWYTDGRPRALDHYNGWALHLYPVLHAWAGKDAGLLERYGARLAEHLEGYARLFDRSGAPVHQGRSLSYRFAAAAPLWAGALADRTPLSPGATRRLASGALRYFLDRGAVGADGLLTLGWHGPYPPLVQPYSGPASPYWASKGFLGLLLPAEHPVWTAVEEPGPSERADAVTALPTAGWLIQSTAADGLVRLHNHGSDDQLAAGSAPEPAPDDPLYAPLAHSTRTGPTDGDNRFALLLDGTPTGRGRITPLGAGPGWAASAHHPRPGTTVTSLTLARGADELRVHLVTGAPADTPVRASGWAAAGSRVAAEAEGPHARVRAVPVPAAGSAPSDTSDAPLLSEVHGLRGFAGAAVTDVPAGTAYGPAAAVPELHGTVGDGLSVAAVRLTAAEQPFTPPAVTAEPSGSAWQVTVHWPDGGTHRAELATAAVTVRAD; the protein is encoded by the coding sequence ATGCAGCTGCCCCCCGAAGACCGCGAGCTCAGCCCGTACACCGGCTGGACCAGGGCGCACTGGGAGGCCGCCGCCGACCGGCTGCTGGCCGCCGTCCACCCGCACGCGAGCCCCGGCCGGGCCCTGATCAACCTGCCCGGCACCCGCCCCAGCTGGTCCGGCCGCCGCTCGGACGGCCTGGAGGGCTACGCCCGCACCTTCCTGCTCGCCGCCTTCCGGGTCGCCGGCGCCGGCGGCGCCGACCCGCACGGCCTGCTGGAGCGCTACGCCGCCGGCCTCGACGCGGGCACCCGCACCCCCACCGCCGAACGCGACCTCGCCGACGGCGACACCGAGTCCTGGGGCCGGATCGAGGACCGTTCCCAGCCCATGGTCGAGGCCGCCTCCGTCGCCGTCGCCCTGCGCCTCACCCGCCCCTGGCTGTGGGACCGCCTCGACGACGGCGTCCGCGAACGGGCCGGCCGCTGGCTCGCCGACGCGCTCCGCCGGCAGCCGCACGACAACAACTGGTGGCTCTTCCCGCTCTCCGTCGGCGGCTTCCTCGCCGAGGCCGGCATCGAGACCGACGCGGCGCGGGCCGCCGTCGACCGCGGGCTCGACGCGATCGAGCAGTGGTACCTCGGCGACGGCTGGTACACCGACGGCCGCCCCCGCGCCCTCGACCACTACAACGGCTGGGCGCTGCACCTGTACCCGGTGCTGCACGCCTGGGCGGGCAAGGACGCCGGCCTGCTGGAGCGCTACGGCGCCCGGCTCGCCGAGCACCTGGAGGGGTACGCCCGGCTCTTCGACCGCAGCGGGGCGCCCGTCCACCAGGGCCGCTCGCTCAGCTACCGGTTCGCCGCCGCCGCGCCGCTGTGGGCCGGAGCGCTCGCCGACCGCACCCCGCTCTCCCCCGGCGCCACCCGCCGGCTCGCCTCCGGCGCCCTGCGCTACTTCCTCGACCGGGGCGCGGTCGGCGCCGACGGCCTGCTCACCCTCGGCTGGCACGGCCCCTACCCGCCACTGGTCCAGCCCTACTCCGGGCCCGCCTCCCCGTACTGGGCCTCGAAGGGCTTCCTCGGGCTGCTGCTGCCCGCCGAGCACCCGGTCTGGACGGCGGTCGAGGAACCCGGGCCGAGCGAGCGCGCGGACGCGGTCACCGCGCTGCCCACGGCGGGCTGGCTGATCCAGTCCACCGCCGCCGACGGCCTCGTCCGGCTGCACAACCACGGCAGCGACGACCAGCTCGCCGCCGGCAGCGCACCCGAACCCGCCCCCGACGACCCGCTCTACGCCCCGCTCGCCCACTCCACCCGGACCGGGCCGACCGACGGCGACAACCGCTTCGCGCTGCTCCTCGACGGCACGCCGACCGGACGCGGCCGGATCACCCCGCTCGGCGCCGGGCCCGGCTGGGCCGCCTCCGCCCACCACCCCCGCCCCGGCACCACCGTCACCTCGCTCACCCTCGCCCGCGGCGCCGACGAGCTCCGCGTCCACCTGGTCACCGGCGCCCCCGCCGACACCCCCGTCCGGGCGAGCGGCTGGGCCGCGGCGGGCAGCCGGGTCGCCGCCGAGGCGGAGGGCCCGCACGCCCGGGTCCGGGCCGTACCGGTCCCCGCCGCCGGGTCCGCCCCGTCGGACACCTCGGACGCGCCGCTGCTCAGCGAGGTGCACGGCCTGCGCGGATTCGCCGGCGCCGCGGTCACCGACGTGCCGGCGGGCACCGCGTACGGCCCGGCCGCGGCGGTCCCGGAGCTGCACGGCACGGTCGGCGACGGGCTGTCCGTGGCGGCCGTCCGGCTGACCGCCGCCGAGCAGCCGTTCACCCCGCCCGCGGTCACCGCCGAACCCTCCGGCAGCGCCTGGCAGGTGACCGTCCACTGGCCCGACGGCGGCACGCACCGGGCGGAGCTCGCCACCGCCGCCGTCACCGTCCGCGCCGACTAG
- a CDS encoding sugar ABC transporter permease, translated as MSTPAPNPAQASRAAARRRGRYGAPALLLAPFMVLFTACTLVPIGYAVHLSLYTEHRSGLGFGGSETVFTGLGNYTRALGDAAFRAGFWNTAQYCLLYIPLMIGLSLLTALLLDSALARAKRFFQLALFLPHAVPGIIAALVWVYLYTPGISPVIDALGGAGAQVDVLGHPLSAVVNIAVWEWTGYNMVIFYAALQAIPREVLEAAVVDGAGPLRTALSVKIPLIRASITMVGLFTVIGSLQLFTEPMILHDVAPGVVSTWTPNMYAYSAAFERNDYGLAAASSVLLALAAAVLSFAVTRASRGRSRKEDAA; from the coding sequence ATGTCGACCCCCGCGCCCAATCCCGCGCAGGCCTCCCGCGCCGCCGCCCGGCGGCGCGGGCGGTACGGGGCGCCCGCCCTGCTGCTCGCCCCGTTCATGGTGCTCTTCACCGCCTGCACGCTGGTCCCGATCGGCTACGCCGTCCACCTCAGCCTGTACACCGAGCACCGCTCCGGCCTCGGCTTCGGCGGCTCCGAGACGGTCTTCACCGGCCTGGGCAACTACACCCGGGCGCTCGGCGACGCGGCCTTCCGGGCCGGCTTCTGGAACACCGCCCAGTACTGCCTGCTGTACATCCCGCTGATGATCGGCCTGTCGCTGCTCACCGCGCTGCTGCTGGACTCCGCGCTGGCCCGCGCCAAGCGCTTCTTCCAGCTCGCGCTGTTCCTGCCGCACGCGGTGCCCGGCATCATCGCCGCGCTGGTCTGGGTGTACCTGTACACCCCCGGCATCAGCCCGGTGATCGACGCCCTGGGCGGCGCCGGCGCCCAGGTCGACGTGCTCGGCCACCCGCTGTCCGCCGTGGTCAACATCGCGGTCTGGGAGTGGACCGGCTACAACATGGTGATCTTCTACGCCGCCCTGCAGGCCATCCCGCGCGAGGTGCTGGAGGCCGCCGTGGTCGACGGCGCCGGCCCGCTGCGCACCGCGCTCAGCGTCAAGATCCCGCTGATCCGGGCCTCGATCACGATGGTCGGCCTGTTCACCGTGATCGGCTCGCTGCAGCTGTTCACCGAACCGATGATCCTGCACGACGTCGCCCCCGGCGTGGTCTCCACCTGGACCCCCAACATGTACGCCTACTCGGCCGCGTTCGAGCGCAACGACTACGGCCTGGCCGCCGCCTCCTCGGTGCTGCTGGCCCTCGCCGCCGCCGTGCTCTCCTTCGCCGTCACCCGGGCCTCCCGGGGCCGCAGCCGCAAGGAGGACGCCGCGTGA
- a CDS encoding formylglycine-generating enzyme family protein: MLSCCTPGREPVELGLPLPVAAPPSAAALRAARQLIALPGGTFLMGAEDPDGIAADGEGPVRPVTVSGFSVAPTAVSNAEFASFARETGYLTEAERFGSSFVFEGFLTDRLRAVSPPVAATPWWRAVAGASWRAPEGPGSDFAARQQHPVVHVSWHDAQAYCAWSGTRLPTEAEWEYAARGGREQQRYPWGDELAPGGRELLNIWQGVFPTVQTGRHRGTAPVRSYRPNGFGLYNPVGNVWEWCADRFSADFHLTGPRTDPVGPPDGPSRVMRGGSHMCHASYCNRYRLGARSSNTPDSSSGNIGFRVAS; this comes from the coding sequence ATGCTGTCCTGCTGCACCCCCGGACGTGAGCCCGTCGAGCTCGGGCTGCCGCTGCCCGTCGCCGCCCCGCCCTCGGCGGCGGCGCTGCGCGCCGCCCGGCAGCTGATCGCGCTGCCCGGCGGCACGTTCCTGATGGGCGCCGAGGACCCGGACGGCATCGCGGCGGACGGGGAGGGCCCGGTGCGGCCGGTGACGGTCTCCGGGTTCTCGGTCGCACCGACCGCGGTCAGCAACGCCGAGTTCGCGTCCTTCGCCCGGGAGACCGGGTACCTGACGGAGGCGGAGCGCTTCGGGTCCAGCTTCGTCTTCGAGGGGTTCCTGACCGACCGGCTGCGCGCCGTCTCCCCGCCGGTGGCCGCCACCCCGTGGTGGCGGGCGGTGGCGGGGGCCAGCTGGCGGGCGCCGGAGGGGCCGGGGTCCGACTTCGCCGCCCGCCAGCAGCACCCGGTGGTGCACGTCTCCTGGCACGACGCGCAGGCGTACTGCGCCTGGTCGGGCACCCGGCTGCCCACCGAGGCCGAGTGGGAGTACGCCGCGCGCGGCGGCCGGGAGCAGCAGCGCTACCCCTGGGGCGATGAACTGGCTCCGGGCGGACGGGAGTTGCTGAACATCTGGCAGGGCGTCTTCCCGACCGTGCAGACCGGCCGGCACCGCGGCACGGCGCCGGTGCGCTCCTACCGGCCGAACGGCTTCGGGCTGTACAACCCGGTGGGCAACGTGTGGGAGTGGTGCGCCGACCGGTTCAGCGCCGACTTCCACCTGACCGGGCCCCGGACCGACCCGGTCGGACCGCCGGACGGCCCCTCCCGGGTGATGCGCGGCGGCTCCCACATGTGCCACGCCTCGTACTGCAACCGCTACCGGCTGGGCGCCCGCAGCTCCAACACCCCGGACAGCTCCAGCGGCAACATCGGCTTCCGGGTGGCCAGCTGA